The following coding sequences lie in one Bordetella genomosp. 9 genomic window:
- a CDS encoding response regulator: MTATILVADDSATMRMIVQATLTGAGWQVLAASNGKDALALALEQDRPVDLVVSDWNMPVMGGLDLIRGLRQAGQYQDVPVLVLTTEDDVESKTAARDLGVCGWLQKPVDPDLLIEMASELLGQPGEPSH, encoded by the coding sequence ATGACGGCGACGATACTGGTCGCGGACGATTCCGCGACGATGCGCATGATTGTGCAGGCGACCCTGACGGGCGCCGGCTGGCAGGTGCTGGCCGCGAGCAATGGCAAGGATGCGCTGGCGCTCGCCCTGGAGCAGGACCGCCCGGTGGACCTGGTGGTGAGCGACTGGAACATGCCCGTCATGGGCGGGCTGGACCTGATACGGGGCCTGCGGCAGGCCGGCCAGTACCAGGACGTGCCCGTGCTCGTGCTGACGACGGAGGACGACGTCGAAAGCAAAACGGCGGCGCGCGACCTGGGCGTGTGCGGATGGCTGCAGAAGCCGGTTGACCCGGATCTGTTGATTGAAATGGCGTCGGAGCTCCTGGGGCAGCCCGGCGAGCCTTCGCATTGA
- the motB gene encoding flagellar motor protein MotB, producing the protein MAPVNNHRVVIRRKKSPHSGHHGGSWKIAYADFITAMMAFFLVMWLISVVPREELKGIAEFFRMPLRVALTGGPNNSAETSAIPGGGRDPLRNEGDIRRADGNRVESQVQGDEAQRRDQRRLEDLQKRLNNLIESSPVLKNFRPQLLIDMTTEGLRIQIIDNQNRPMFATGSAEVQPYMRDILRELGPVLNEIPNKISISGHTDATQYARGERAYSNWELSADRANASRQELVAGGMAETKVARVVGLSSSVSLVKDDPYAAVNRRISLVVLNRATQERLERENAAAADITGRDARQIGAGLTRAPAPQAPAVPTTPAAAKAPAAPVHTAP; encoded by the coding sequence ATGGCTCCCGTCAATAACCATCGGGTCGTAATCCGCCGCAAGAAGTCGCCGCACAGCGGGCACCACGGCGGCAGTTGGAAGATCGCCTACGCGGACTTCATCACCGCCATGATGGCGTTCTTCCTGGTGATGTGGCTGATCAGCGTGGTGCCGCGCGAGGAGCTGAAAGGCATTGCCGAGTTCTTCCGCATGCCGCTGCGGGTCGCCCTGACCGGCGGTCCGAACAATTCGGCCGAGACCAGCGCCATCCCGGGCGGCGGCAGGGATCCGCTGCGCAACGAAGGCGACATCCGGCGCGCCGACGGCAACCGCGTGGAGTCGCAGGTGCAGGGCGACGAGGCGCAGCGCCGCGACCAGCGGCGTCTGGAAGATCTGCAAAAGCGCCTGAACAACCTGATCGAGAGCAGCCCCGTCCTGAAGAATTTTCGCCCGCAGCTGCTGATCGACATGACCACCGAGGGGTTGCGGATCCAGATCATCGACAACCAGAACCGGCCCATGTTCGCGACCGGGTCGGCCGAGGTCCAGCCCTATATGCGCGACATCCTGCGCGAGCTGGGTCCGGTGCTGAACGAGATTCCCAACAAGATCAGTATTTCGGGCCATACGGACGCCACGCAGTACGCGCGCGGCGAGCGCGCCTACAGCAACTGGGAGCTGTCGGCCGACCGCGCCAACGCCTCGCGCCAGGAATTGGTGGCCGGCGGCATGGCCGAAACCAAGGTGGCTCGCGTGGTCGGGCTTTCTTCGAGTGTCAGCCTGGTTAAGGATGACCCATATGCTGCCGTTAACAGACGCATCAGTCTCGTGGTGTTGAACCGGGCCACGCAGGAAAGGCTGGAGCGCGAGAACGCGGCGGCGGCCGACATAACCGGCCGCGACGCCAGGCAGATCGGCGCCGGGCTGACGCGCGCGCCGGCGCCCCAGGCGCCCGCCGTCCCAACCACTCCCGCGGCGGCGAAAGCCCCCGCGGCGCCGGTTCACACCGCACCATAG
- the motA gene encoding flagellar motor stator protein MotA codes for MLIVIGYLVVIASVVGSFVALGGHMGALYQPFEFTLIAGAAAGAFLAGNSRKSLNLIKSAIPNALRGARYNKDVYMELMSLMYVILNKARREGLMAIESHIEDPASSPIFTECPRIMKDPKLMEFITDYLRIMISGNMSSFEIETLMDEEIETFRHERQIPVHALQNVADAMPAFGIVAAVLGVIKALAAVDQPPAVLGDLISKAMVGTFLGILLAYGFVGPLASRVDRQTAEEVKILECVKTTLLASMNGYPPQLAVEFGRKVLFSGVRPSFAELEEHVRQAKTQGGRA; via the coding sequence GTGCTGATTGTTATTGGTTATCTGGTGGTTATCGCGTCGGTCGTCGGCAGCTTCGTTGCCTTGGGCGGCCATATGGGCGCGTTGTACCAGCCGTTTGAATTTACGCTGATCGCCGGCGCGGCCGCGGGCGCCTTCCTGGCCGGCAACAGCCGCAAATCGCTGAATCTGATCAAGTCCGCGATCCCGAACGCCCTGCGCGGCGCCCGCTACAACAAGGACGTGTACATGGAACTCATGTCCTTGATGTACGTGATCCTGAACAAGGCGCGCCGCGAGGGTCTGATGGCGATCGAATCGCACATCGAGGATCCGGCCTCCAGCCCGATCTTCACGGAATGCCCGCGCATCATGAAGGATCCGAAGCTGATGGAGTTCATCACGGACTACCTGCGGATCATGATCAGCGGCAACATGAGCTCCTTCGAAATCGAAACGCTGATGGACGAGGAGATCGAGACCTTTCGCCATGAGCGGCAGATCCCGGTGCACGCCTTGCAGAACGTGGCCGACGCCATGCCGGCCTTCGGCATCGTGGCGGCGGTGCTGGGCGTGATCAAGGCGCTGGCCGCCGTCGACCAACCGCCGGCGGTGCTGGGCGACCTGATCTCCAAGGCGATGGTCGGCACTTTCCTGGGCATTCTGCTGGCCTACGGCTTCGTCGGGCCGCTGGCTTCCCGCGTCGATCGCCAGACCGCCGAGGAAGTGAAGATCCTGGAATGCGTCAAGACGACCCTGCTGGCCAGCATGAACGGCTATCCGCCCCAGCTGGCCGTCGAGTTCGGCCGCAAGGTGCTGTTCTCGGGCGTGCGCCCGTCGTTCGCCGAGCTGGAAGAACACGTGCGCCAGGCCAAGACCCAGGGCGGCCGGGCCTGA
- the flhC gene encoding flagellar transcriptional regulator FlhC, producing MAIKSVSQEADEILLASAMIGLGARLQVLESETSLSHDRLARLYREIRGCSPPKGMLPFSVDWFMTWLPNIHSSLFYNVYKFLNENTGSKGVRAIIDAYRLYLEHAGVTDLDQGEPVLSFTRAWMLVRFFDGKMLQLSECRQCGGHFIAHAHDPRADFVCAICRPPPRAGKTRAAARERAGRRAAEGAPAVASAPRTATAAAGLPAETADAGRL from the coding sequence ATGGCTATCAAAAGCGTTTCCCAAGAGGCCGACGAGATTCTGTTGGCCAGCGCCATGATCGGTCTTGGCGCGCGGCTGCAGGTGCTGGAGTCGGAGACCAGCCTGAGCCATGACCGGCTGGCGCGGCTGTATCGCGAGATCCGCGGCTGCTCGCCCCCGAAGGGCATGCTGCCGTTCTCGGTGGACTGGTTCATGACCTGGCTGCCGAACATCCATTCCTCGCTGTTCTACAACGTCTACAAGTTCCTGAACGAGAACACCGGCAGCAAGGGCGTGCGTGCGATCATCGACGCGTATCGCCTGTATCTCGAGCACGCCGGCGTGACCGACCTGGACCAGGGCGAGCCGGTGCTGAGCTTCACCCGCGCCTGGATGCTCGTGCGCTTTTTCGACGGCAAGATGCTGCAGCTGTCCGAATGCAGACAGTGCGGCGGGCACTTCATCGCGCACGCGCACGACCCGCGCGCGGACTTCGTCTGCGCGATCTGCCGTCCGCCCCCGCGTGCCGGCAAGACGCGCGCCGCCGCCCGGGAGCGGGCGGGCCGCCGCGCCGCGGAAGGCGCGCCGGCCGTGGCCTCGGCGCCCCGCACCGCCACCGCGGCGGCGGGCCTGCCCGCCGAGACCGCGGACGCCGGCCGGTTGTAG
- the flhD gene encoding flagellar transcriptional regulator FlhD: MNQSENTLLADIREVNLSYLLLAQRMLRDDYATSMFRLGFSEQVADILMRLSPAQLVKLASSSSLLCRFRFDDYSLLSALTHDVLGGALQQAHATILLAKQPVEQLA; the protein is encoded by the coding sequence ATGAACCAGTCTGAGAACACTCTGCTCGCTGACATCCGCGAAGTGAACCTGTCCTACCTGTTGCTCGCCCAGCGGATGCTGCGCGACGACTACGCAACCTCGATGTTCCGCCTGGGATTCAGTGAACAGGTCGCCGACATCCTGATGCGGCTGTCGCCGGCGCAGTTGGTGAAGCTGGCCAGCTCCAGCTCGCTGTTGTGCCGCTTCCGCTTCGACGACTACAGCCTGCTTTCCGCGTTGACCCATGATGTGCTGGGCGGCGCGCTGCAGCAGGCCCATGCCACGATTCTGCTGGCCAAGCAGCCGGTCGAGCAGTTGGCCTGA
- a CDS encoding RNA polymerase sigma factor FliA — MPLSEDRLAEYAPLVRKLALQLLARLPASVELDDLIQAGMMGLLDAARRYQEVADAQFETYATARIRGAMLDELRNQDWLPRSVRSKAKRIDQAIAHLAQQLMRPPTEAEVAAHLDIPLPEYHQLLYDAQGAQIVHYEDFGAENGGDSRDGDWANAAADPGASGDPLDRLLAADFRQALIEAIDALPDREKLLLSLCYEQGLNLKEVGAVMGVTEARVCQLRSQAMARLRGKLREGAWQSLPEDLRMAYVA; from the coding sequence ATGCCCCTTTCCGAAGACCGCCTGGCCGAATACGCCCCGCTGGTGCGCAAGCTCGCCCTGCAGCTGCTCGCGCGGCTGCCCGCGAGCGTGGAACTGGACGACCTGATCCAGGCCGGCATGATGGGCCTGCTCGATGCCGCCCGGCGCTACCAGGAAGTGGCCGACGCCCAGTTCGAAACCTATGCGACAGCCCGCATCCGCGGCGCGATGCTGGACGAACTGCGCAACCAGGACTGGCTGCCCCGCAGCGTGCGCAGCAAGGCAAAGCGGATCGATCAGGCCATCGCCCACCTGGCGCAGCAGCTGATGCGCCCGCCCACAGAGGCCGAAGTCGCCGCGCATCTGGACATCCCGCTGCCGGAATACCACCAGCTGCTCTATGACGCTCAGGGCGCGCAGATCGTGCATTACGAAGACTTCGGCGCCGAGAACGGCGGCGACAGCCGCGATGGCGACTGGGCGAACGCGGCCGCCGACCCGGGCGCCTCGGGCGACCCCCTGGACCGGCTGCTGGCCGCCGACTTCCGGCAGGCGCTGATCGAAGCCATCGACGCCCTTCCCGACCGGGAAAAACTGCTGCTCTCGCTCTGCTACGAGCAAGGCTTGAATCTGAAAGAGGTCGGCGCCGTCATGGGCGTCACCGAGGCCCGCGTCTGCCAACTGAGATCCCAAGCCATGGCGCGCCTGCGCGGCAAACTGCGCGAAGGCGCCTGGCAGAGCCTGCCGGAAGACCTGCGGATGGCTTACGTCGCCTGA
- a CDS encoding FliC/FljB family flagellin yields MAAVINTNYLSLVAQNNLNNSQSALGSAIERLSSGLRINSAKDDAAGQAIANRFTANVNGLTQAARNANDGISIAQTTEGALNEINNNLQRIRELTVQAQNGTNSQSDLDSIQAEIQQRLDEIDRVSAQTQFNGVNVLAKDQSLSIQVGANDGQTININLKGITAKSLGLDGFNVNGKGTTQNRTATVSDLVAAKGLDNGDNTYTVKTTFDAVTTDQAFAKLKDGDTVSVAGGTAVEYTYDAAKGNFTFTNTLSTASAADVSAAAEKYLPSTGTVTGTYDATNGAVATFEVDSSGKLTINGQKAYLTDDGLLTTNSTAASPSQASLEDLFAKGVGSVAGSSLTIGGTKYTNDGTKVTFQDTATKDTVLNAVKSNTVAGSKITLKDGLLTAQITFGSDGKSSDTYVDNDGEFTTTKTFDTTYAVDVDTGTVTVKSTASSVAGTKYEETVGATVYVGSNGKLTTETTSKGDLTADPLAALDKALSSVDSLRSDLGAIQNRFESTIANLNNTVNNLSDARSRIQDADYATEVSNMTRAQILQQAGTAVLAQANQVPQTVLSLLR; encoded by the coding sequence ATGGCTGCAGTCATCAATACCAACTACCTCTCTCTGGTTGCCCAAAACAACCTGAACAACTCGCAGTCCGCCCTGGGCTCCGCGATCGAGCGTCTGTCCTCGGGCCTGCGCATCAACAGCGCCAAGGACGATGCCGCCGGCCAGGCCATCGCCAACCGCTTCACCGCCAACGTCAACGGTCTGACCCAGGCTGCTCGCAATGCCAATGACGGCATCTCGATCGCCCAGACGACGGAAGGCGCGCTGAACGAAATCAACAACAACCTGCAGCGCATCCGCGAACTGACGGTTCAGGCCCAGAACGGCACGAACTCGCAGTCCGACCTGGATTCGATCCAGGCTGAAATCCAGCAGCGCCTGGACGAAATCGACCGCGTGTCGGCCCAGACCCAGTTCAACGGCGTGAACGTCCTGGCCAAGGACCAAAGCCTGAGCATCCAGGTCGGCGCCAACGACGGCCAGACCATCAACATCAACCTGAAGGGCATCACCGCCAAGTCGCTGGGCCTGGACGGCTTCAATGTCAACGGCAAGGGCACCACGCAGAACCGTACGGCTACGGTCAGCGATCTGGTTGCCGCCAAGGGCCTGGACAACGGCGACAACACGTACACCGTCAAGACGACCTTCGACGCTGTCACGACCGACCAGGCGTTCGCCAAGCTGAAGGACGGCGACACCGTTAGCGTCGCGGGCGGCACGGCCGTCGAATACACCTACGACGCCGCGAAGGGCAACTTCACCTTCACGAACACGCTGAGCACCGCCTCGGCCGCCGACGTGTCGGCCGCCGCTGAGAAGTACCTGCCGAGCACGGGTACGGTGACGGGAACCTACGACGCCACCAACGGCGCCGTCGCCACGTTCGAGGTGGACTCGAGCGGCAAGCTGACGATCAACGGCCAGAAGGCGTACTTGACCGACGATGGCCTGCTGACCACGAACAGCACCGCCGCGTCGCCCTCCCAGGCCAGCCTGGAAGACCTGTTCGCCAAGGGCGTCGGTTCGGTCGCCGGCTCCTCGCTGACCATCGGCGGCACCAAGTACACGAACGACGGCACCAAGGTTACGTTCCAAGACACGGCCACCAAGGACACCGTCCTGAACGCCGTGAAGAGCAACACGGTCGCCGGGTCGAAGATCACGTTGAAGGACGGGCTGCTGACCGCCCAGATCACGTTCGGTAGCGACGGCAAGTCCAGCGACACGTACGTCGATAACGACGGCGAATTCACCACGACCAAGACCTTCGACACCACCTACGCGGTGGATGTGGATACCGGCACGGTGACCGTCAAGTCCACGGCTTCGAGCGTGGCTGGCACCAAGTACGAAGAAACGGTCGGCGCCACGGTTTACGTGGGATCGAACGGCAAGCTGACGACCGAAACGACCAGCAAGGGCGACCTGACCGCCGATCCGCTGGCTGCTCTGGACAAGGCCCTGTCGAGCGTGGATTCGCTGCGTAGCGACCTGGGTGCGATCCAGAACCGCTTTGAATCGACCATCGCCAACCTGAACAACACCGTCAACAACCTGTCCGACGCCCGTTCGCGTATCCAAGACGCGGACTACGCGACCGAAGTGTCGAACATGACGCGTGCTCAGATCCTGCAACAAGCCGGCACCGCCGTGCTTGCACAGGCGAACCAAGTGCCGCAGACCGTGCTGTCCCTGCTGCGCTGA
- a CDS encoding DegT/DnrJ/EryC1/StrS family aminotransferase gives MNNSKVFVTQPFMPPLEEFIPYLEQIWDNRTLTNGGPFHQELERALCEYLGVEHLALFSNGTLALVTALQAMRITGEVITTPYSFVATAHSILWNRLTPVFVDVDPETFNLDPQAVEAAITPATTAILPVHCYGQPCDVEAIQTIADRYGLKVIYDAAHCFGVRDEGGSILRYGDLSVVSFHATKVFNTFEGGAIVCPTAKIKERIDYLKNFGFANETTVVAPGINGKMNEVQAAFGLLQLRHVEEAISKRAHLDGLYRETLAAVPGIKCVEFAQTAKNYAYFPILVEDEYPLQRDALYQRLKDQDVYARRYFYPLISDMPMYRGLPSAQPANLPVARGIANRVICLPLYPALNDSDVIRIAAIIAEGATVAEVPSAVPAMAA, from the coding sequence ATGAATAACTCAAAAGTGTTCGTCACCCAGCCCTTCATGCCGCCGCTGGAGGAATTCATCCCTTATCTCGAGCAGATATGGGACAACCGTACTTTGACGAACGGCGGTCCTTTTCATCAGGAACTCGAGCGCGCGCTATGCGAGTATCTCGGGGTGGAGCACCTCGCACTGTTTTCCAACGGTACGCTGGCCCTCGTAACGGCCCTGCAAGCCATGCGGATTACCGGCGAAGTGATCACGACTCCATACTCGTTCGTAGCGACGGCACACTCCATTCTTTGGAACCGACTGACCCCGGTATTCGTGGATGTTGACCCCGAGACGTTCAACTTGGATCCGCAGGCTGTCGAGGCGGCGATTACGCCTGCAACCACAGCGATTCTTCCGGTGCATTGCTATGGCCAACCTTGTGACGTCGAGGCAATACAGACGATCGCCGACCGATACGGGTTGAAAGTCATTTACGATGCGGCGCATTGCTTCGGTGTGCGTGACGAGGGCGGGAGCATATTGCGCTACGGAGATCTCAGCGTCGTCAGCTTTCATGCAACGAAGGTGTTCAACACGTTCGAGGGCGGTGCCATTGTCTGCCCCACAGCGAAGATCAAGGAACGGATCGACTACCTGAAGAATTTCGGCTTCGCCAACGAAACCACTGTTGTCGCACCTGGCATCAACGGCAAGATGAATGAAGTGCAGGCGGCGTTCGGATTGCTGCAGTTGCGGCACGTTGAAGAGGCTATCTCCAAGCGCGCGCATCTGGACGGACTTTATCGCGAAACGCTGGCCGCTGTGCCCGGCATCAAATGTGTGGAGTTCGCGCAGACGGCGAAGAACTACGCTTACTTCCCCATTCTGGTGGAGGACGAATATCCTCTCCAGCGCGACGCGCTATACCAGCGCCTGAAAGACCAGGACGTTTACGCTCGCCGCTATTTTTACCCATTGATCAGCGATATGCCGATGTATCGCGGATTGCCTTCCGCTCAGCCTGCAAATCTGCCGGTGGCACGTGGAATCGCCAATCGGGTGATTTGCCTGCCCTTGTACCCGGCGCTGAATGACTCAGACGTAATTCGAATCGCGGCAATAATCGCCGAGGGTGCAACGGTCGCCGAGGTTCCGTCGGCCGTGCCCGCCATGGCTGCCTGA